In the Argiope bruennichi chromosome 8, qqArgBrue1.1, whole genome shotgun sequence genome, TAAGTACTTCTGGAATTTCGTcatacaaagtaataaaaaaggaatttattgttgaatatcaaatattataaactttcttTCAACTCACCACCAAATACATATATAATGTTAtgtaattatacaatatatatatatatatatatatatatatgtgtgtgtgtgtgtgtgtgtgtgtaaacatattttggTGGTTGTGAGGCCaaacagaagaaatttttaattttgccttATTCCATCACGGAAGGCATTTTACGTACAAGAAGCAATGATAAAATTGACATCTGTTTATATTGCGATACAAGTACATAAGAGACCAAAATTTTACtgttcagtgattttactatgagattttgatagggatttttttttggcacatgtagatttaggatagggaatcttaggtattttttaaaaaatgttgtaagcattaaggatttttatcccttcatttgAAACGTGagaattaattaggatttaaatttgattgaaagatatcaaaacacacacacacaatacaaTTATATacacattgtttatttttaaatatatgcattaggTGACAAGttccaataaatttttctaatcagGGCAGGCATACTGACATGATaacattggaaacaaaagtgCAAAAgtgatatcaaatattaaaaaataaacgaaagaagACACAATTACAATTGGGTTTACTATAAActcaatattacaaaatatgttcAAATTGTACAAGAGCTCAAACTACAGCTAGTGCGCAGCATCAATaactttttatgtaaatacaCAAAACACAAAAGGTATTTGATACCAATTCCATGTAGGCCTATGGTCATTTGAGGatcttttaaaatacagaataagCATACAGTTAAATGCTTTAAGAAATTAATACATGCCTGCCATCTTTGCTGAACAATTTCAATCTACTTTTGTTGTATCATTAATAAGAATAATGATGACATGCTTCtcctttcactttttatcaaatagaATTTCCTAAACACAGAAGTAACCAGTTTAATATGTTCCTATGTATAACTTAGTAGTTCTAACTTAAAACTTTGGACAAGCTCCTTCAAATTACACAacatatacagaatttatttcaaaaatacaattttcattgctaaagattcaaaaatatttacattaaagtgaaaatataaagttgCCATCTACTTACCTCCATCTTGCAGTTGTGCAAGAAACAAGGCTAGATAGGTATCTGATATCAATTCAGGGCCCACTAATAAAGAATTGAGATTGAACCACTGATTTCCTATTTTTCGAATAGTTAACCAATGATCTCTGAAATTACATATGTATGCACTCTgcagtctgaaaaaataaatcataaacataatcaaaagtgaaatatgcttccaaataaataatttttattcttagattAAGGACTCTATTCTAAACTCTAAAATCTCATCTAAAAGAAATGGTTTACTCTTATTCATACGATGGTTTCCATTGATTATGGATGAACCGACAGAACAGGGCATGGGGAAATTAATTAAGTGATTAGAACACAGATTAGTTTAACAGGGAAAGTAAAATCCTTCCtgtttacaattaaaaaacaacaacactaacttataaaaatttttaatatgttgctAATACAGTATTCTTACCAGAAATAGGCTGAAGTAAATGAATGGCttcataaattgaataaaataaatatcatatgcatttttttaaaaaaaatagggaatGGAGTTaaggacaaaattttaaaagagataaattttaataaaaataattgtaaatacaaaattattaagttCAAAAGCTTATTTTCTccataaaaaagttttcaaaatacctttaatgaaaatgataatataatgcaTATGATACGACACAGATGgctacttatttatttataacttcaCAATCTGaactatcaaataataatagACAACATATAAGAAGAaagtctttttcaaaaatattgcattacaGATGGCAACTATTTTTAAGAGAATACCAAAATCTTACACAAACTAAAACAATGATTTCAATCTAATTAAAGTAAGATAGAAATATGGCAGATAATACatgtacatattaaataaaatataaatgttttgccAAAGGCACAATCAGATGTACATCATTTTAAACTGATTCCTGGAGTGATTTACGTTAAACAGGTATTTCTTACCATTCGATATCATAATTTTGTTATATCTAAGGGAAAATCGCAcgcatgtgtgtgtgtttgggggggggggactgtGATTAAccaaatttagttttacattagtaaataaaaatatcatttaaatatatatatatattagctaatATAACACAAATACAGGTAATAAATAATGCAACAAACCACAGTAgataaataagacaaaaataacttaaaatcaaagatattatctaaaaattatcataaatatgtcgagaggaaataaataaattctgaatttcaaacagaaattatataaaattttataaagatgaaactttttaattatttcaaatattattgaggGAGCTAATGGGATGTAATAGAAGAGAGGAGAGTGTGGTGTTTTGCTGAAGGGTAAACATTCACCTGCTGGAATGGCATAAAAGTTAAAAGAGGATGATACCCCaggttttctttttgaaatttgacCATGAATTACAAGGTATTGTATTATAGAAGGTATGCCTCAAAATAAAAACAGACAGCTTCTAAAAAGGCTATTAATATAACTCAAACTacagaaataatgaaatgatgATGGGAGGAATAATCTTTACACACATTGTCATTTAGTAAAATACTGTCTAATAATGAGCATGAAATTCAATCTATAAatgatgttttataataataaaaactcatGATAGATATACTTACGTAGGATCATTCCTTGCAGCTTCTGCAAGAGGATTTTGGCTATTATATGGAACTAGGTCAAGATTCCACACTTTAAGTGCAGATGCTATCACTTGCACAGAAAAGTAGCCACTGTCATCCACATTACCAGAAGGTTGCTATTAAAAGTTAAGGAcaaagaacaattaaaattaagtacTTCACAAGTAAAAATCTTATGATTTCAAATCCTTTCAGATAGATACATTTATAGAACTGTTATGTACtcataaatactgaaaattttattgcaagagTTGCTGAGATTTCTGAAATGcgaaaaattagcattttcatCAAGTAAAAGCATGAATAACTTGGGTATCTTGCCAGAAggaaaatcttcattttattcgtttttaaaaaaagttgatttagccacattcatttttaatgggttataaaaaccttttttttaataaaatttttatttaattcattttaagacAAGAATAGTGGCTTTTTTTCTATAGAatcaagcaaaaatatatttatgggaaataacaaacaattataaatatatttcaagattttataaaaaccaatctgttaaataaataattataatatttttttttttttttttgaaattgcacaTTGGAGGACATACAGGACATTgatcaataaacaaaataatttttttcttttctattttcatagacttatttaaagacattataaaatttgtagGTCATTAAAAATCTTTGCTGCATATTTTGTCAGTAAAGCCTAAACACTTCATTGCTGCTCTTCctataaaaaattacttcaatctGTCAGTTCCATGAGAATTAACTTCAGTCCTCATTTCGttccccaccaccaccaaaaattTCTATAGCAATGTATTTGATGCTTCTAAACAATCTGATAACATCAGTGTTATAAATGTTGAATGCCCTTCAATCAGGCTAAGCAACATTCCTTATCAATCTTTTTCTACATTTCTATTTACATCCACCTTTTCTCTGCACTTTGGAGAAATTTCTCTACAGTTTCTTTTGGAATACATGGTAtcttttttcaaatgattgaTATAACTACTGAATGTAGAAAAGTTTCATATTATGCTTTTGGGGAAGCTGAAGAGACTTTTTTGTGATCAGAGGCTCACTAATGGCTATTTTCTTCATACAAGATTCAAGAATAAAAAGAGGAGTACATGTCATATTTTCGATGATATGTCACTACATTTTGCAGACACTTTTTCAATTTCtgcttcatttcatttcattaattttgtagtccaacattttcatcaaatttgcataaaatataaaactttttacttaATGAAGTAGTTTCTATTTCTGACAATCTTCCTCGCATtaccatgttttaaaaataaaatgttcggCAAAATTGAGTGTTCAATACATCTCACCTTTCTGTGTTGTGGAATGGGAtaagataaagtattttttatcctATTTATGTGAAACCCACATGACAGATTACCTCATTATTCATAAGTTCAGGGCAAAATATATAGTCatttgaaaagtaattcaataattttctaatccaaactaataaaaaatttttggggagcttttggaataatttataaatttaggatTCATTGCTCATTAATTAGAGGGTCTTGTCTTCACtttaatcaaagaaaagaaaaaattgtctACATTGTGAAATTGGTAAACAAGGGTTCATTGAATCAAACATTCATATTGAACACATATAATTTAGAACATTGAACATACAtacaatttagaatataaaatgcactgaaaatttaaatttaaaaaagagtttcttcaaaatatggTTCTTATTTTCTAtagagaataaaattgaataaacatttaGATAAAACACCTTTCTGTGCTCAGCAATTCCAGCTGGAATTTAACACAAACATACAATTTTTATGTATGAATTGCAACCAAATTTCATACAGGAGCCTCTTTTTGTTTTgagtcaaaatattttcaaacacatGGCaagacataaattatttaaaaagtaaaaatatatatagatttattttttcagaataaggGAAATTCAAAAGTCTAACAAAGCTTCagagtatatattttaaagaattatatttttaaaatttatgattagtatataagacaattaaaattaatattatggagtACAtagataaaatactttaataaaaaatattacaatttactTGTATAAATTTTCTGTAATCCTCAGATTGCACTCCGCCTTCAGCCATTTGGGATCGTTCTTCTTCATCTATTTGCCTGGCCAAGGTTGCTAATTCAACAGCAGTAAAGTAAGGAGCCTGAAGAAGGGCATTTAAGCAGTGTTGAGCACATAATGATCCTTCTTGCTGCAAATAAGATTACATCAAATAAATGCAGAATTAGTTTTCTTTGTAATGAATTTATACTATAGATAATGCTCTGATTTTCCACATAACAACTGCTGTGTAAACATATatgttattttctgattcaaataaagagaataaaagaaGGGGAAAAGATAGACAGTAAAATTGGGATATTTGAGTCTTTAATAGCCACTTAGCAATTAGAATTAGGATGCCTCAGACACCAATCTTGGGGGCAAGGACAATCAATACACAGGgacaattttaaacataaacaaaatctAAGTGCATATGACAAAATCATGTAcaagattaaatttaaacttgCTAAAACAATAATGACAAATATGGCCAAAAAATTTCGTTTATGTTCCAGACATTCACACATCTacacttatgaaataaaataatcctttataaaatttgaaactacagATAATTGCTAAAGGGTAATTTACATTTAGTCACTACATTAGTCACTATTCATTAAAGTGAGAACGACTACGATACCAAAAATacagtttgaagaaaaaaaactaatatacatCATATTTGATCCCCCTTAtgtcatactttttaataaagctatttttttaaaataaaaattattattttttttccaagtgaaaaataaattaagattttatttatccagctctGATTAATTGTTTAGCCTTACCTGTTTGCACTGctttaatatggaaaaaaaaagagaaaaaaaaagctgattatCATTTATTTCTAGCGAGATAGAAGATATCCAagcaataaataacaaataaaaaagtaaacctttaagcttaaaattatatattttttgaaagttaaaactgtatataaaaaatagtcattttatATCACATacattataaattgaaaagataCAGTTGAAGTACAAAAAAATCTAGGAAGGAAAActtaaataactaaaatgaagaattacaaaactttttcGCCAGAACTATGAGAGATAGCTGAatgaatattatgatattaaataaaattctaaaaattccaagtaaaaataaacacaatttagaACGTTTTTAAATATTCACCAAAGTTTTTTTTGCTTCTTCGGAGATTGaagtgtatataaaaaaattaagttttaataagtCATCAAAGATTTACAAATTACTGTTATAAATGATCAATTTATCTGTTATTTAAAACATAACTTAGATCGCATATGAAGTTATAATGCaggaattaagaaaatttagttaaatcggaacatatgaatataattaatcccaatagtaaaattttatataaataccttTTCGTGAAAAATTGCTTCCATTGTAACATTAGATTTAGAAACTGATACACTAACTCTTCTAAGAACATCGGAAAAAAAGTACCgagatttcaaacaaatttagaaagatataaaTAGTTCCAATGAGTCTTCAGAATTTGCAGAAATAAGGATTTCACCGTTTCCGTTTACTATTATTGTGATGCCACTTTGAGGCACGAAATTTTTTTTCGTACAGATCCATTGCTAGTTTAAAAACAAAACGCAAAAATCAAAAATCccaacttatttatttcaatttttgacaattttcattcataattatcgtaattaaaaaactttacagAATTCGAAGTAACAACATTTCACTCATGATTTTTTCTCCACAACAATGTAGCGTTACACGTAAAACAATAgtttattcaaaactaaaatgcaacctgaggggggggggagactcATCCAGCTTTATGAAAAaagatatatgaaatgaaaatttaaaaaaaaaaggccttgTATTgccttaatatttcattaatttccaatGCTTTTAAATGTAGTGGATAGTCTTTGTGCTTGTGATAAGCTGGAATTTTTACGCGTCGTCACAAATAATATCtcttacaaaatataagaaattgctgataaatgggaattttatttcttgataaatacTCTGTATGattgtaattgttttattttacaaagataCTGAtcgaaacatttctttttataattaatgcataacGAACTTCTTATTCTGCACACGAAAAGGACATTTgtgtttgtataaatttattgatgtttgtttatatgttcaatatttcttataaaagactcaaatttcataaaattaatctacCGTAactgtaattattataatattgtacataatcatgaatgaaataaaagaaaatccagTCAAACAAACGTTATTAGACAacatatttagtattaatttttcgGATGGAAAATATACCTTACACATGCCTACACATTATAGTCATTCATGCATAAACggagaatttcaaattattttactgattCAGGAAgtgttattcaatattttagttTACAACTATTCTTATCCGCATaaaagcatgcatttttttttattaatatttaaatagagaacaaaagtaaaattttttaaaaacaaatttccctTTATATGTGAAAATcgaaatgcatgaaatttttggGAAATGAAGTTCCATAAGTATTTCTCTCgataagtaaaaacattttataacaaaaactaaataaaatcttgataaaattcatttttaaattctttctttcattctttttaaagatttgatacTTATAAAAGACAAGAGATTAAAATTCTATGGTGGCAGAGGTTTAtcaaagaggggggggggaagcctgatttttctcatttagcttcaaaatcattcattataattaatttcacatttaacaAATGCCAAATTGGTATTAAATAACCCAATTAAATTCTTCATCCtgtttaagtttctttttatgtGTGTGTATTGTGACTTATGGCGCTTtgcaagcccgctgacagttagcGATGTAACttgagtgagcgtctcttgttttttcagtagtgccaactagggtcaagagtacgacttagctacttcgtgcgtcatattcgcttgcacaacctctttttatagagggcacattcacacatctgacAGATGGAACAAAACAGAAGAACAACCCTGTccgaaccgggacttgaacccggGATACCCAGGTCATAGGGAAGGCTCACTCCCCCTATGCCAGTACGCAGGCAGCAACTTTTCATTCAGATATTGACTGATTTTTCTTTAACTAGCAAAAATTTTGGTAaggtatttgttaaaaaattgttttcaatttcttttactgACGATCTTTACATCAAAAGAACTTCCGTATTTGAGACGACGTTTTATAAGACTTTTGAGATATAATTACACTGGgaactagttttttaaaaaaatatggttatatttcattctagattttagtatataaactaaaatgaaaattgtcGCAATAAATCATCTAAATTTATTGCTGCATGGTCATggaaatatttattcgaattttagtGATGAATTCGTTTACAGAACTTTTCAATTTAGTtcgaatttaacaaaatttttatttttctgttttttttaatatacaatatttcaattacaacaaaaattaattaatcgaaaaaGACTATAGTaatttgcaaatgttttaaattggATAATGGAATACAagcaaaataatgtttaataaaataaaataactaagtctaaaagttttaaattgttgTCTTGAATAGATAATTTTCTTGAGGTGGAACAATGCTTCTACagtatataataacataaaaataattaatgaataaaacacttCTGGAacaagagaaaatgaaaataagccAATGCgaatggtctcctcaaaactttctcgcatattttctaataaatttacaatGCCAGTAAACGCTTTACATGatactggcgtacaataattacgaaatatcaacttttggcttgaatttattatttttactcaatctatagTGTCATTCTTGGAGagtcatttggcgattaatcccttgcaTGTATTCAAAATCgattttgtgttttagacacttttttctcaaccgattgaaacaattacacaaaattaatcttgtagttacaaaatcctacaccaaatttgatatattgaagtgactgtgttttaaaattatcccGTTTATATTGTAATCCCGTTTATGATCGCGCTGAATGATAGACGttaacccgttgttggatttggctcaaaatttgacagcgtttacactacagatgttaaatctgtgtatcgaattttgtctatctagctctttttgttttgtatttatcatgttaacttatattcaaacaatcagacagacggacttcctctgtagaaattttgctcaaaatttgataaaaatctgtgaatattgttacaaatctgtaattttgctacccggcctgattagtgtcatcgtgggaaaaaagatgtaagatctgtcctgtgcatgctgagcgggtgctgcgtcaatgacctcagagcttggcgacaaatttggcgagcatttggcggcttggtgatgactttggcgacaaaatggatcatactgggaagttcgagaagtttcccgatctatccagtaggaaccaagatacactctgGTACGCTCTGATTGGTCTGAatattctagccccgcctcccggaactataaaagacggacACTCTGAAGTTGCAGTGAAGtggtgtggatcgtcagaagttgtgtgtgagaggagtcggagtcgccgacaagtaaagaaactggagattagacagcaagcaagttgctgaactagcgattaaatgcgctgagttattacaattgattagcggcatttgttgtaagaaaaaaaattcgcaaCAACATGATGTAAAGATAGTGCGCCAAATTTCAACCaactagctcaaagcgtttttaagctATCTTTGTTCACAAACAgactgatattttccaaaaatgtgtttttcgaattcagggagatctaaatcgtggagatttgtcaaaatcactTCAAGTATACAAGACGGTTAGTATACTTTCTATATATTActtatactagaaagtaaaaaatgtttatttgaactcagagaggtttaaaatgtagcgacttttttttaaaac is a window encoding:
- the LOC129980877 gene encoding ataxin-3-like; protein product: MEAIFHEKQEGSLCAQHCLNALLQAPYFTAVELATLARQIDEEERSQMAEGGVQSEDYRKFIQQPSGNVDDSGYFSVQVIASALKVWNLDLVPYNSQNPLAEAARNDPTLQSAYICNFRDHWLTIRKIGNQWFNLNSLLVGPELISDTYLALFLAQLQDGGYAIFIVDGKLPECTADALLRVTPAVQREKPCLISELKAPYGVSQEEDEDKALNDALTQTLAESIQMEDDCLQAALSMSLSEFQSASSTRNRSSGNAANYQYEQQTPVTPEREMSEQEMLEAAIKMSMETS